In the genome of Thermodesulfobacteriota bacterium, one region contains:
- a CDS encoding DUF4301 family protein, producing the protein MDEYFFNEEDLKQIAAKGISLQRIKSQIDIFKKGFPSVELDRPCTIADGIKVITETDLRRLGDFYSKESLSLRVTKFVPASGAASRMFKLLLSFNNRYQEIEEKDIAAKADKGDPEHKAFIRFIKGIRQLAFYDDLKSVMAENGLDIEVLISKGQYKEILDYILTPKGLNYADLPKGLIKFHRYPGGSRTPFEEHLVEAAAYTQEVNKVSRVHFTVPVEYHNTVQEHVEATKGRYEVSGVKFEISFSTQNPSTDTIAVDMDNKPYRDKQGRLVFRPAGHGALLENLNDLDADIAFIKNIDNVVPDRLKHVTYVYKRALGGYLIELQSKIFGYLKRLSGREFGISLLEQIFEFARNELSIIPPKAIERGSRGEKISFLKSKLNRPLRVCGMVKNEGEPGGGPFWVRNEEGSLSLQIVESSQIDMESPEQRAIWQSSTHFNPVDLVCSLRDYTGKPFDLKQYADPDTGFISIKSIDGEEVKALELPGLWNGSMAYWNTVFVEVPLITFNPVKTVLDLLREEHQAE; encoded by the coding sequence ATGGATGAATACTTCTTCAATGAGGAAGACCTAAAGCAGATTGCGGCTAAAGGGATAAGCCTACAAAGAATAAAATCACAGATAGATATATTCAAAAAAGGTTTTCCTTCCGTAGAGCTAGACCGTCCATGCACCATAGCTGATGGTATTAAGGTCATTACTGAAACCGACCTACGAAGGCTAGGGGACTTCTACTCTAAGGAATCTCTATCTTTAAGAGTTACTAAATTCGTACCTGCTTCTGGAGCGGCCAGCCGGATGTTTAAACTCCTCCTCTCGTTCAATAATCGATATCAAGAGATAGAGGAAAAGGATATAGCCGCCAAGGCGGATAAGGGTGACCCAGAGCATAAGGCTTTCATTCGATTCATCAAGGGGATTAGGCAACTAGCATTTTATGATGACCTAAAGTCAGTCATGGCCGAGAATGGATTGGACATAGAGGTACTTATATCGAAAGGTCAATATAAAGAGATTCTGGACTATATCTTAACACCCAAGGGGCTTAACTATGCCGACTTGCCGAAAGGGCTCATAAAATTTCATCGTTATCCCGGCGGCAGCCGTACGCCCTTTGAGGAGCATCTGGTGGAGGCGGCTGCCTACACCCAGGAGGTCAATAAGGTGTCCAGGGTGCATTTCACCGTGCCGGTGGAATACCATAATACTGTTCAAGAACACGTGGAGGCGACTAAAGGCCGTTACGAAGTATCCGGAGTGAAATTTGAAATCAGCTTTTCCACACAGAATCCTTCAACCGATACCATCGCAGTGGATATGGATAATAAACCTTATAGAGACAAACAGGGGAGATTGGTTTTTCGCCCTGCCGGGCACGGAGCTCTCCTAGAAAATCTAAACGACCTGGACGCGGACATAGCTTTTATAAAGAATATAGATAACGTTGTTCCGGATAGGTTAAAGCATGTAACGTATGTATATAAAAGGGCTTTGGGTGGCTATTTGATAGAATTGCAAAGTAAAATATTCGGTTACTTGAAAAGATTATCCGGGAGGGAGTTTGGCATATCACTTCTGGAGCAGATATTTGAGTTTGCCAGAAATGAACTCTCTATTATTCCACCTAAGGCTATAGAACGGGGATCAAGAGGGGAAAAAATAAGCTTCCTTAAGTCTAAATTAAACAGGCCACTTAGAGTATGCGGTATGGTCAAGAATGAAGGCGAGCCTGGAGGAGGGCCCTTCTGGGTTAGGAACGAAGAAGGAAGCTTGTCTTTGCAGATAGTGGAGTCTTCTCAGATAGATATGGAGTCTCCGGAGCAGCGGGCCATCTGGCAGTCTTCGACTCATTTTAACCCGGTTGACCTGGTGTGTAGCTTGAGAGATTATACCGGAAAGCCTTTTGACCTGAAGCAATATGCCGACCCTGACACCGGTTTCATATCCATAAAATCGATAGACGGCGAAGAAGTTAAAGCGCTCGAACTCCCCGGTCTCTGGAACGGTTCAATGGCATACTGGAACACTGTATTCGTGGAAGTGCCGCTAATTACCTTTAATCCCGTAAAAACGGTGCTTGACCTCTTGAGAGAAGAACACCAGGCGGAATGA